A region from the Nocardioides exalbidus genome encodes:
- a CDS encoding ABC transporter permease, which yields MSHTDVERPGVDAEVSSSEALLVEPSRLSPTRRALTTVLRSRELSIFLVLVAVVVLATTKNNGFLFSSDGWRNFLLNPSILLLLAVGQAVVIITRNVDLSVGSTMALTAYLTGRLFIEQPNLPIVVVLAACLLMGAVLGLVNGALVAHGKVPALVITLGTLYIYRGIMLTWAGSDRINAGDLPRDFLALGTKTVLTIPVLTIIAVVVLAAVGYYLHNARGGRELYAIGSDPDAAVLYGLPVRRRLLAAFVLSGALAGLAGALYTARYGTVSSSVGSGIELQAVAAAVIGGIAIFGGSGTVWGAAIGAFLLITINRALPSLGIEDFWQRAVVGVLILGAIVLDRVLARRQARKLAESRDHA from the coding sequence ATGAGCCACACCGACGTCGAGCGTCCCGGAGTGGACGCCGAGGTCTCGTCCTCGGAGGCGCTGCTCGTCGAGCCGAGCCGCCTCTCGCCGACGCGACGGGCGCTGACGACGGTCCTGCGCTCGCGCGAGCTCTCGATCTTCCTGGTGCTGGTCGCGGTCGTCGTGCTCGCCACGACGAAGAACAACGGCTTCCTCTTCAGCTCCGACGGCTGGCGCAACTTCCTGCTCAACCCGTCGATCCTGCTGCTCCTGGCGGTCGGCCAGGCGGTCGTGATCATCACCCGCAACGTCGACCTGTCGGTCGGCTCGACGATGGCGCTGACGGCCTACCTCACCGGGCGCCTGTTCATCGAGCAGCCGAACCTGCCGATCGTCGTGGTGCTCGCCGCGTGCCTGCTGATGGGCGCCGTGCTCGGCCTCGTCAACGGCGCGCTCGTCGCCCACGGCAAGGTCCCCGCGCTGGTGATCACGCTCGGCACGCTCTACATCTACCGCGGCATCATGCTGACCTGGGCCGGCAGCGACCGGATCAACGCCGGCGACCTGCCGCGCGACTTCCTCGCCCTCGGCACCAAGACCGTCCTCACCATCCCGGTGCTGACGATCATCGCCGTGGTCGTGCTGGCCGCGGTGGGCTACTACCTCCACAACGCCCGCGGCGGCCGCGAGCTCTACGCGATCGGGTCCGACCCCGACGCGGCGGTGCTCTACGGCCTGCCCGTACGCCGCCGCCTGCTCGCCGCCTTCGTCCTCAGCGGCGCGCTGGCCGGCCTGGCGGGCGCGCTCTACACGGCCCGCTACGGCACGGTGAGCTCGAGCGTCGGCTCCGGCATCGAGCTGCAGGCCGTGGCCGCGGCCGTGATCGGCGGCATCGCGATCTTCGGCGGCAGCGGCACCGTCTGGGGCGCCGCCATCGGCGCCTTCCTCCTGATCACCATCAACCGGGCCCTGCCCAGCCTCGGCATCGAGGACTTCTGGCAGCGCGCCGTCGTCGGCGTCCTGATCCTCGGCGCGATCGTGCTCGACCGCGTCCTGGCCCGCCGACAAGCCCGCAAGCTCGCAGAATCGAGGGACCACGCATGA
- a CDS encoding sugar ABC transporter ATP-binding protein, with the protein MPTSNTAAPVLVLRDVSKSFGPVVALRAGSISVEAGSIHALIGENGAGKSTLVKVVAGVHRRDSGTFELGGEAVDFGSTAESKQAGVAVIYQEPTLFPDLSVTENIFMGRQPVTRGRRIDRQAMYTEAEALFARLGVRIDPRRPAEGLSIADQQIIEIAKAISLDARLLVMDEPTAALSGVEVERLFAVARSLRDEGRALVFISHRFDEVFALCDTVTVMRDGSYVDTRRVDETTSSDLVSLMVGRDVDDLFPKTPAEIGEPVLQVRGLTRAGVFHDIDLDVRAGEIVGLAGLVGAGRSEVARAVFGVDAYDSGSVTMLGKPVRARDPRSAIKAGMAFIPEDRRKQGLVIDSSVAGNVAAVIRRGIARAGLITGSMENRAAGPWAGRLEVKTSALDMNAATMSGGNQQKVVIAKWLATNPKLLIIDEPTRGIDVGTKSEVHRLLSELAGQGLAILMISSELPEVLGMADRVLVLCEGRLTAELDRADATPEAVMHAATHHLEEAR; encoded by the coding sequence ATGCCGACCAGCAACACCGCCGCACCGGTGCTCGTGCTGCGCGACGTCTCGAAGTCGTTCGGGCCCGTGGTCGCCCTGCGCGCGGGCAGCATCTCGGTCGAGGCGGGCTCCATCCACGCTCTCATCGGTGAGAACGGGGCCGGCAAGTCGACCCTCGTCAAGGTCGTCGCGGGCGTCCACCGCCGCGACTCCGGCACCTTCGAGCTCGGCGGCGAGGCGGTCGACTTCGGCTCGACCGCGGAGTCCAAGCAGGCCGGCGTCGCGGTGATCTACCAGGAGCCGACCCTCTTCCCGGACCTCTCGGTCACCGAGAACATCTTCATGGGCCGCCAGCCCGTCACGCGCGGGCGCCGGATCGACCGCCAGGCGATGTACACCGAGGCCGAGGCGCTGTTCGCCCGCCTGGGGGTGCGCATCGACCCCCGCCGTCCCGCCGAGGGCCTGTCCATCGCCGACCAGCAGATCATCGAGATCGCCAAGGCGATCTCGCTCGACGCACGCCTCCTCGTCATGGACGAGCCGACGGCGGCGCTCAGCGGGGTCGAGGTCGAGCGGCTCTTCGCCGTCGCTCGGAGCCTGCGCGACGAGGGCCGCGCGCTGGTCTTCATCTCGCACCGCTTCGACGAGGTCTTCGCGCTCTGCGACACCGTCACCGTGATGCGCGACGGCTCCTACGTCGACACCCGTCGCGTCGACGAGACCACGTCGTCGGACCTCGTCTCGCTCATGGTCGGCCGCGACGTCGACGACCTCTTCCCCAAGACGCCCGCGGAGATCGGCGAGCCGGTCCTGCAGGTCCGCGGCCTCACCCGCGCCGGCGTCTTCCACGACATCGACCTCGACGTCCGCGCCGGCGAGATCGTCGGACTGGCCGGGCTCGTCGGTGCCGGTCGCAGCGAGGTCGCCCGCGCCGTCTTCGGCGTCGACGCCTACGACTCCGGCTCGGTGACGATGCTGGGCAAGCCGGTCCGGGCCCGCGACCCGCGCTCCGCCATCAAGGCCGGCATGGCCTTCATCCCCGAGGACCGCCGCAAGCAGGGCCTGGTCATCGACTCCTCCGTCGCGGGCAACGTCGCCGCGGTGATCCGCCGCGGCATCGCCAGGGCCGGGCTGATCACCGGCTCGATGGAGAACAGGGCCGCCGGTCCGTGGGCCGGTCGCCTGGAGGTGAAGACCTCCGCGCTCGACATGAACGCCGCCACGATGAGCGGCGGCAACCAGCAGAAGGTCGTCATCGCCAAGTGGCTCGCGACCAACCCGAAGCTGCTGATCATCGACGAACCCACCCGCGGCATCGACGTCGGCACCAAGTCCGAGGTGCACCGCCTGCTCTCCGAGCTCGCCGGCCAGGGACTCGCGATCCTGATGATCTCGTCCGAGCTGCCCGAGGTGCTCGGCATGGCCGACCGCGTCCTCGTCCTCTGCGAGGGCCGGCTGACCGCCGAGCTCGACCGCGCGGACGCCACCCCCGAGGCCGTCATGCACGCGGCCACGCACCACCTGGAGGAAGCACGATGA
- a CDS encoding LacI family DNA-binding transcriptional regulator codes for MARASSVKDVAALAGVSLGTVSNVLNRPDRVSPGTRGKVEQAMRDLGFVRNESARQLRAGHSRMLAYVLLDARNPFFTDVAEGAERAAEAADLSLFLCHSDNRASREGDYLAHLVEQRVQGILVTPVDPHASVLGDVRRNGTPLVIVDRTRDDDEFCSVAVDDVLGGRLAVEHLLEQGHTRVAFIGGPATIGQVRDRLEGARQAWAESGLPDDQLVVVPTEGLTVVEGRSAGERVMGIGRKRRPTAAFCANDLLALGLLQQLSTAGSTVPGDLAIVGYDDIEYASAAAVPLTSVRQPRQELGRRATELVLDEADNPDHRHEQVVFTPELVARRSTLG; via the coding sequence GTGGCGCGTGCCTCCTCCGTCAAGGACGTCGCTGCCCTCGCGGGCGTCTCGCTCGGCACGGTCAGCAACGTCCTCAACCGCCCCGACCGGGTGTCCCCGGGCACCCGCGGCAAGGTCGAGCAGGCGATGCGCGACCTCGGCTTCGTGCGCAACGAGTCGGCTCGCCAGCTGCGTGCCGGGCACAGCCGGATGCTCGCCTACGTGCTGCTCGACGCCCGCAACCCCTTCTTCACCGACGTGGCCGAGGGGGCGGAGCGGGCCGCCGAGGCCGCCGACCTCTCGCTCTTCCTGTGCCACTCCGACAACCGCGCCTCCCGCGAGGGCGACTACCTCGCGCACCTCGTCGAGCAGCGCGTGCAGGGCATCCTCGTCACCCCGGTCGACCCGCACGCGAGCGTCCTCGGCGACGTACGCCGCAACGGCACGCCGCTCGTCATCGTCGACCGCACCCGCGACGACGACGAGTTCTGCTCGGTCGCCGTCGACGACGTCCTCGGCGGCCGGCTGGCCGTCGAGCACCTCCTCGAGCAGGGCCACACCCGCGTCGCCTTCATCGGCGGCCCCGCCACGATCGGCCAGGTGCGCGACCGCCTCGAGGGGGCCCGCCAGGCGTGGGCCGAGTCGGGACTGCCCGACGACCAGCTCGTCGTCGTGCCGACCGAGGGCCTCACCGTCGTGGAGGGCCGCTCCGCCGGCGAACGCGTGATGGGCATCGGCCGCAAGCGCCGCCCGACCGCCGCCTTCTGCGCCAACGACCTGCTCGCCCTCGGCCTGCTCCAGCAGCTCAGCACCGCCGGCTCCACGGTCCCCGGTGACCTCGCGATCGTCGGCTACGACGACATCGAGTACGCCAGCGCCGCCGCCGTACCCCTCACCTCCGTGCGCCAGCCCCGCCAGGAGCTCGGCCGCCGCGCCACCGAGCTCGTCCTCGACGAGGCCGACAACCCCGACCACCGCCACGAGCAGGTCGTCTTCACCCCCGAGCTGGTCGCCCGGCGCTCCACCCTCGGCTGA
- a CDS encoding LacI family DNA-binding transcriptional regulator: MASSARRRVLLRDVAEHAGVSSATASLVLGGRDVRVSEDTRQRILRAARELDYRPNLMARSLRTQVSSTIGLVADTIITGHYGGDIIRGALTASLEHGHRLLICESEGDPKLEPVLVDDLVARQVDGILFTTASHDVVELPAALADQRVVLVNCEAGPGVPSVVPDEVEGGRAAARLLTDAGHREGIVLVGETLTRKLPAQRRLEGLLAGLAAAGTGFADRIDCAWWPEAGFDALTEALASGLRPRALVCLNDRIALGAYQALAAAGLSVPGDVSVVSFDDSELASWLRPTLSTIALPEFDMGRTAVDLLLGDDPPAGVVLVPMPVRERASVAPPSSR; encoded by the coding sequence ATGGCGTCGTCGGCCCGGCGGCGCGTGCTGCTGCGCGACGTCGCGGAGCACGCCGGCGTCTCGTCCGCCACTGCCTCGCTCGTGCTGGGCGGGCGCGACGTGCGTGTCTCCGAGGACACCCGGCAACGCATCCTGCGCGCGGCCCGCGAGCTCGACTACCGCCCGAACCTGATGGCGCGGAGCCTGCGCACGCAGGTGAGCAGCACCATCGGGCTGGTGGCCGACACGATCATCACCGGCCATTACGGGGGCGACATCATCCGTGGCGCGCTGACGGCCTCGCTCGAGCACGGGCACCGGCTGCTCATCTGCGAGTCCGAGGGCGACCCGAAGCTCGAGCCGGTCCTCGTCGACGACCTCGTCGCCCGCCAGGTCGACGGGATCCTCTTCACCACCGCGTCCCACGACGTCGTCGAGCTGCCTGCGGCGCTCGCCGACCAGCGCGTCGTGCTGGTGAACTGCGAGGCCGGGCCCGGCGTCCCGAGCGTGGTGCCCGACGAGGTGGAGGGCGGACGTGCGGCCGCCCGGCTGCTCACCGACGCCGGCCACCGCGAGGGCATCGTGCTCGTCGGCGAGACGCTCACCCGCAAGCTGCCGGCCCAGCGCCGGCTCGAGGGGCTGCTCGCCGGGCTCGCCGCGGCCGGCACCGGCTTCGCCGACCGGATCGACTGCGCCTGGTGGCCCGAGGCCGGCTTCGACGCCCTCACCGAGGCGCTCGCCTCCGGGCTCCGGCCGAGGGCCCTCGTCTGCCTCAACGACCGCATCGCGCTCGGCGCCTACCAGGCCCTCGCCGCCGCCGGTCTCAGCGTCCCGGGCGACGTCTCGGTGGTGTCCTTCGACGACTCCGAGCTCGCCAGCTGGCTGCGACCCACGCTCTCCACGATCGCCCTCCCGGAGTTCGACATGGGCCGGACCGCCGTCGACCTCCTCCTCGGCGACGACCCGCCCGCGGGCGTCGTACTGGTCCCGATGCCGGTGCGCGAGCGCGCCTCCGTCGCCCCGCCGTCGTCCCGCTGA
- a CDS encoding sugar ABC transporter substrate-binding protein, whose protein sequence is MARRKHTFRIAAGLLATGLALTACGGSSDDSSGGGGGGSSDTPAAGGELLIWVGTGPGGDATTDLGKAFGEENGVDVKVEVVPGDKLQAQFVTAAQAGDPPDVVMGAHDWIGNLVQNGTIDPIQIPEATASTLQPLALEAVTFDGQTYGMPYTMNNIVLMRNTDMVPDAPATVEDMVAAGEKAVSDGKAQEPLAWPVSDTGNPYFINPLYTSGGGYMFGQGSDGSFDPADLGVATPGAVTAYEKIGALGEKGSGVLKRSINTDNAISLFTSGKTPFLIEGPWQLTTLDDSDINYEVSAVPGFEGMDPASPFITVDAAYVASGGANKTLAQEFVTNYWSRADVGQTLFEATKNVPANTDTLAAIEGDNPAVAAVAKAGADNGQIMPSIPQMAAVWDPLGKAEAAVIGGADPDSTIKAAAKTIEAAIK, encoded by the coding sequence ATGGCACGTAGGAAGCACACCTTCCGGATCGCGGCGGGCCTGCTCGCGACCGGCCTCGCCCTGACCGCCTGCGGCGGCTCGAGCGACGACAGCTCGGGCGGCGGTGGCGGCGGGAGCAGCGACACCCCGGCAGCCGGCGGCGAGCTCCTGATCTGGGTCGGCACCGGTCCCGGTGGCGACGCCACGACCGACCTCGGCAAGGCCTTCGGCGAGGAGAACGGCGTCGACGTCAAGGTCGAGGTCGTCCCGGGCGACAAGCTCCAGGCGCAGTTCGTCACCGCCGCGCAGGCCGGCGACCCGCCGGACGTCGTGATGGGCGCGCACGACTGGATCGGCAACCTGGTGCAGAACGGCACCATCGACCCGATCCAGATCCCCGAGGCCACCGCCTCGACGCTGCAGCCCCTGGCCCTCGAGGCCGTCACGTTCGACGGCCAGACCTACGGCATGCCCTACACGATGAACAACATCGTGCTGATGCGGAACACCGACATGGTCCCCGACGCACCCGCGACGGTGGAGGACATGGTCGCCGCCGGCGAGAAGGCCGTCTCGGACGGCAAGGCCCAGGAGCCGCTGGCCTGGCCGGTCAGCGACACGGGCAACCCCTACTTCATCAACCCGCTCTACACCTCCGGTGGCGGCTACATGTTCGGCCAGGGCTCCGACGGCAGCTTCGACCCGGCCGACCTCGGCGTCGCGACGCCCGGTGCGGTGACGGCGTACGAGAAGATCGGCGCGCTCGGCGAGAAGGGCTCGGGCGTGCTCAAGCGCTCCATCAACACCGACAACGCGATCTCGCTCTTCACCTCCGGCAAGACGCCGTTCCTCATCGAGGGCCCGTGGCAGCTCACCACCCTCGACGACAGCGACATCAACTACGAGGTGTCCGCGGTGCCGGGCTTCGAGGGCATGGACCCGGCCTCGCCGTTCATCACCGTCGACGCGGCCTACGTCGCCAGCGGCGGCGCCAACAAGACGCTCGCGCAGGAGTTCGTGACCAACTACTGGTCGCGCGCCGACGTCGGGCAGACGCTCTTCGAGGCCACCAAGAACGTGCCGGCCAACACCGACACGCTGGCCGCCATCGAGGGTGACAACCCCGCCGTGGCCGCCGTGGCCAAGGCCGGCGCCGACAACGGCCAGATCATGCCGAGCATCCCGCAGATGGCGGCGGTCTGGGACCCGCTGGGCAAGGCCGAGGCCGCCGTCATCGGCGGCGCCGACCCCGACAGCACCATCAAGGCGGCGGCGAAGACGATCGAGGCCGCGATCAAGTAG
- a CDS encoding ABC transporter permease subunit, with protein MAHSSAPPPEASRPRFGLGADGTSTPLMLLVKIAGLALVAAIAVFSAMPLLRTDNWLGLAVVVLVTALAFYVYLSPRPVPLKYLLPGTLFLIAFQIVPVVYTVSTAFTNFGDGHRGSKEQAITAIEGASVKQVPDSTIYTLTLATDGDPATGDIVFLLADPSTQESFVGTADGLEPLDSGTFEAPTVGGKITEADGYTVLTVPQVNARQDDIQAFSVPTDAGAIKSQGLSAAFEGAPQQSYDKGCDCITDATTGNTWTADDSSGTFTSDDGGRALAQGWKVGVGFDNFTRVLTNETIRSSFLRIVVWNFAFAIGTVVICFALGLLVAVALNNPLLKGRTLYRSLIILPYTMPSVAMYLVWREMFNTDFGLMNRLLGTDINWFGTTASSMFAIFLIQLWLGYNYMFLVITGALQSISTDLVEAAGVDGAKPFYAFRTITFPLLLVALAPLLITSFAFNFNNFPAIFLTSQGGPFPPDNPSAGGTDLLITYTYRLAFGGSGADYGFAAAISVFIFLIVAVVSIIGFRRTQALEEIN; from the coding sequence GTGGCACACAGCTCCGCACCGCCCCCCGAGGCCAGCCGGCCGCGCTTCGGGCTCGGCGCCGACGGCACCAGCACCCCGCTGATGCTGCTGGTCAAGATCGCCGGCCTGGCGCTCGTCGCGGCCATCGCCGTCTTCTCGGCCATGCCGTTGCTCCGCACCGACAACTGGCTGGGGCTGGCGGTCGTCGTCCTCGTCACCGCGCTCGCGTTCTACGTCTACCTCTCCCCGCGCCCGGTCCCCCTGAAGTACCTCCTGCCCGGCACCCTCTTCCTGATCGCCTTCCAGATCGTGCCGGTCGTCTACACCGTCTCCACCGCCTTCACGAACTTCGGCGACGGCCACCGTGGCAGCAAGGAGCAGGCGATCACCGCGATCGAGGGCGCCTCGGTCAAGCAGGTCCCCGACTCCACGATCTACACGCTGACCCTCGCCACCGACGGCGACCCGGCGACCGGCGACATCGTCTTCCTGCTCGCCGACCCGTCGACCCAGGAGAGCTTCGTCGGCACCGCCGACGGCCTCGAGCCGCTCGACTCGGGCACCTTCGAGGCACCGACCGTCGGCGGCAAGATCACCGAGGCCGACGGCTACACCGTGCTCACCGTCCCCCAGGTCAACGCCCGCCAGGACGACATCCAGGCCTTCAGCGTCCCGACCGACGCGGGGGCGATCAAGAGCCAGGGCCTCTCGGCCGCGTTCGAGGGGGCGCCGCAGCAGTCGTACGACAAGGGGTGCGACTGCATCACGGACGCGACGACCGGCAACACCTGGACCGCCGACGACTCCAGCGGGACGTTCACCTCCGACGACGGGGGCCGGGCGCTGGCGCAGGGGTGGAAGGTCGGCGTCGGCTTCGACAACTTCACCCGGGTCCTGACCAACGAGACCATCCGCTCGTCGTTCCTGCGGATCGTGGTGTGGAACTTCGCCTTCGCGATCGGCACCGTGGTGATCTGCTTCGCGCTGGGCCTGCTCGTCGCGGTGGCGCTCAACAACCCGCTGCTGAAGGGCCGCACGCTCTACCGCTCGCTGATCATCCTCCCCTACACGATGCCGTCGGTCGCGATGTACCTCGTCTGGCGCGAGATGTTCAACACCGACTTCGGCCTGATGAACCGGCTGCTCGGCACCGACATCAACTGGTTCGGCACGACCGCGAGCTCGATGTTCGCGATCTTCCTGATCCAGCTGTGGCTGGGCTACAACTACATGTTCCTGGTCATCACCGGGGCCCTGCAGTCGATCTCCACCGACCTGGTCGAGGCCGCCGGGGTCGACGGCGCGAAGCCGTTCTACGCCTTCCGCACGATCACGTTCCCGCTGCTGCTGGTGGCGCTCGCGCCGCTGCTGATCACGTCGTTCGCCTTCAACTTCAACAACTTCCCGGCGATCTTCCTCACCAGCCAGGGTGGGCCGTTCCCCCCTGACAACCCGAGCGCCGGCGGCACCGACCTGCTGATCACCTACACCTACCGGCTCGCCTTCGGCGGTTCCGGCGCCGACTACGGCTTCGCCGCCGCGATCTCGGTCTTCATCTTCCTGATCGTCGCGGTCGTCTCGATCATCGGCTTCCGCCGCACCCAGGCCCTCGAGGAGATCAACTGA